From Cherax quadricarinatus isolate ZL_2023a chromosome 56, ASM3850222v1, whole genome shotgun sequence, a single genomic window includes:
- the LOC128700819 gene encoding acyl-CoA:lysophosphatidylglycerol acyltransferase 1 isoform X2, whose translation MENSAVHRAHDPERLYLGLRAAVRFIIWTLNNFYCIPVHFCWLLVLQPLKLFSPDTYWLIESILFRWLLSMVALWSYSAGYHVVELGDDVWDLLHERTLVLFNHQSTSDVPLIMAAFNSRQGLSSNIMWIMDHVFKLTNFGVVSWTHGDFFIHGGKDHRDASLLELGHHLNQFYIPRNRKWLVLFPEGGFLRNRKPGSQRYALKNNLPVLHNVALPRVGALKVIMDNAAADSHDDGTDRIKYLIDVTVAYPGGRPLDLQTVFGGWRPSCDTIFHYRKFNIEEIPREEETLKNWLYTRYEEKEVILQEYYDTGSFPDVHTPHEPNFQPENNLCTLQYNHRLQYQNLYHPPQPSRVTA comes from the exons ATGGAAAACAGTGCAGTTCACCGTGCGCATGATCCTGAGAG ATTATATTTAGGATTGCGGGCAGCAGTTCGGTTCATAATATGGACATTAAACAACTTCTACTGTATCCCGGTCCATTTCTGTTGGCTACTGGTTCTTCAGCCTCTCAAATTGTTTTCTCCCGATACATATTGGCTTATCGAGAGCATTTTGTTTCGATGGCTGCTGTCTATGGTGGCCCTCTGGTCGTATAGTGCTGGATACCACGTTGTGGAGCTTGGTGATGAC GTTTGGGATCTGCTCCACGAGCGAACACTGGTGCTATTCAATCATCAGTCGACGTCGGATGTTCCACTAATAATGGCTGCTTTCAATTCTCGCCAAGGGTTGTCCAGCAATATTATGTGGATTATGGATCATGTTTTCAAATTAACTAATTTTGGGGTCGTGTCTTGGACCCATGGTGATTTTTTTATTCATGGT GGAAAAGACCACAGAGATGCCTCACTCCTTGAACTTGGCCATCATCTCAATCAATTTTACATCCCACGCAACCGGAAGTGGCTAGTTCTCTTCCCTGAAGGTGGATTCCTTAGAAATCGAAAACCTGGGAGTCAGAGGTATGCTCTGAAGAACAATCTTCCAGTGTTGCACAATGTTGCCCTGCCCAGAGTTGGTGCTCTGAAGGTTATCATGGACAACGCTGCAGCAGATAGTCATGATG ATGGTACCGACCGCATCAAATACCTCATTGATGTGACGGTGGCATACCCAGGTGGCCGTCCACTTGACCTGCAGACTGTATTTGGTGGATGGAGGCCCAGCTGTGACACCATATTCCACTATCGCAAGTTTAATATAGAGGAG ATTCCCCGAGAAGAAGAAACACTAAAAAACTGGCTATATACCAGATACGAGGAGAAGGAAGTAATTCTTCAAGAGTACTATGATACTGGTTCTTTTCCTGATGTTCACACTCCCCACGAGCCTAACTTCCAGCCAGAAAAT
- the LOC128700819 gene encoding acyl-CoA:lysophosphatidylglycerol acyltransferase 1 isoform X1 yields the protein MENSAVHRAHDPERLYLGLRAAVRFIIWTLNNFYCIPVHFCWLLVLQPLKLFSPDTYWLIESILFRWLLSMVALWSYSAGYHVVELGDDVWDLLHERTLVLFNHQSTSDVPLIMAAFNSRQGLSSNIMWIMDHVFKLTNFGVVSWTHGDFFIHGGKDHRDASLLELGHHLNQFYIPRNRKWLVLFPEGGFLRNRKPGSQRYALKNNLPVLHNVALPRVGALKVIMDNAAADSHDDGTDRIKYLIDVTVAYPGGRPLDLQTVFGGWRPSCDTIFHYRKFNIEEIPREEETLKNWLYTRYEEKEVILQEYYDTGSFPDVHTPHEPNFQPENVRRLTGARVVHDPLEFILRHCFFISSTYIWLSILYLLYKTLFQLFW from the exons ATGGAAAACAGTGCAGTTCACCGTGCGCATGATCCTGAGAG ATTATATTTAGGATTGCGGGCAGCAGTTCGGTTCATAATATGGACATTAAACAACTTCTACTGTATCCCGGTCCATTTCTGTTGGCTACTGGTTCTTCAGCCTCTCAAATTGTTTTCTCCCGATACATATTGGCTTATCGAGAGCATTTTGTTTCGATGGCTGCTGTCTATGGTGGCCCTCTGGTCGTATAGTGCTGGATACCACGTTGTGGAGCTTGGTGATGAC GTTTGGGATCTGCTCCACGAGCGAACACTGGTGCTATTCAATCATCAGTCGACGTCGGATGTTCCACTAATAATGGCTGCTTTCAATTCTCGCCAAGGGTTGTCCAGCAATATTATGTGGATTATGGATCATGTTTTCAAATTAACTAATTTTGGGGTCGTGTCTTGGACCCATGGTGATTTTTTTATTCATGGT GGAAAAGACCACAGAGATGCCTCACTCCTTGAACTTGGCCATCATCTCAATCAATTTTACATCCCACGCAACCGGAAGTGGCTAGTTCTCTTCCCTGAAGGTGGATTCCTTAGAAATCGAAAACCTGGGAGTCAGAGGTATGCTCTGAAGAACAATCTTCCAGTGTTGCACAATGTTGCCCTGCCCAGAGTTGGTGCTCTGAAGGTTATCATGGACAACGCTGCAGCAGATAGTCATGATG ATGGTACCGACCGCATCAAATACCTCATTGATGTGACGGTGGCATACCCAGGTGGCCGTCCACTTGACCTGCAGACTGTATTTGGTGGATGGAGGCCCAGCTGTGACACCATATTCCACTATCGCAAGTTTAATATAGAGGAG ATTCCCCGAGAAGAAGAAACACTAAAAAACTGGCTATATACCAGATACGAGGAGAAGGAAGTAATTCTTCAAGAGTACTATGATACTGGTTCTTTTCCTGATGTTCACACTCCCCACGAGCCTAACTTCCAGCCAGAAAATGTACGTAGACTAACCGGAGCCAGGGTGGTACACGACCCCTTGGAATTCATCCTGCGGCATTGTTTTTTTATTAGTTCAACATATATTTGGCTTTCCATTTTGTACTTGTTGTACAAGACACTATTTCAGCTGTTTTGGTGA